TTTTGCCGCGCTTCGGCAGAGAGCGTCGCCAGTCCTTCATAGTCAAAATCGGGCGGCAACAGCTTTCGTTCAAAGCGGTTCATCTTTTCCACCTGTTCCAGTTGACGCGTTATATACCCTTCATACTTTATCAGAATTTCGATTTCTTCCCGAACGTCGTCAGCCAACTCGGCTAAAGGAAAATATTGCCGCAGCCGTTCATACGTCAGATCTTGACGGCGCAGCAGATCATATGCCGTCAAGCCCGTACGGATCGGCGCCGTACCTGCCGCCGCCAGTTTTTTCTGATTCTCCGCCGTCGGTGTGACGGCCAGTGATCGAAGTTCCTTCAGCGACGCCTCAACTGCCGCTTTTTTTCGACAAAAAAGATCATACCGTTCTGCCGATACCAGGCCGAGATCACGACCTTTTTGAGTCAACCGCAAGTCGGCATTGTCCTGCCGCAGAATCAGCCGATATTCGCTGCGGCTCGTCATCATGCGATAAGGCTCTTCCGTCCCTTTCGTCACCAGATCATCGATGAGAACGCCGATATAGGCTTCGGCGCGGGTCAGGATGAACGGCTCCTGTCCGGCAACCTTACGGGCGGCATTGATACCCGCTATCAGTCCCTGTGCCGCCGCCTCTTCATATCCGCTTGTCCCGTTCGACTGCCCGGCAGAAAACAGGCCGCTGATCTTTTTCGTTTCCAGCGACGGCGTCAATTGCAGCGGATCGAGACAATCGTATTCGATGGCGTACCCGGGACGCATGATCTTGACATCTTCCAGCCCCGGTATGGTCTGCAAAAACGCTTGCTGCACATCGACAGGCAGACTCGTACTCATTCCCTGTACGTACATTTCTTCCGTCATCAGTCCTTCCGGCTCAACGAAGAGCTGGTGTCTTCGCTTGTCGGCAAAACGGACGATCTTCGATTCGATGGACGGACAGTACCGCGGTCCTATCCCCTCTATGACACCGTTGCACATCGGCGCCCTGTCCAGATTGCGGCGAATGATCTCATGTGTCTCTTCATTCGTGAAAGTAAGCCAGCAACAGGCTTTATTCCGATTTTTCCGTTCCGAAAGAAACGAAAAGGCATGGCCTGCACTGTCTCCGTCTTGCCGGCTCATCTCGGCAGTCCGCAAGGTTCGTCTGTCGACGCGGGCCGGCGTCCCCGTCTTAAAGCGCATCAGTTTCAATCCGGCGGCGAGAAGAGACGCCGAAAGATCTTCGGCGGAACGCTGTCCCATAGGACCGCCGGAATAGACGCAGTCGCCGATGATGATCTTTCCTTTCAAATACGTCCCCGTCGCCAGTATCACGCACTTGGCGCGATATTCTTCTCCCAATTCCGTGCGCACGCCGCAAACACTGCCGCCGTCGATGACCACCTCCGTAATCATCAGTTGCCTGACATCCAGATTTTCCTGATTTTCCAACGTTTTCGTCATCACCTGCTGATACAGTTTTTTATCGGACTGCGCCCGCAAGGAATAAACGGCGGGCCCCTTTCCCGTATTCAGCATCCGCATCTGAATGCACGTTTCATCCGTATTGATTCCCATTTGTCCGCCGAGGGCGTCGATCTCTTTTACCAAGTGACTCTTGCCCGGGCCGCCGACGGCAGGATTGCACGGCATGAGAGCAATATTATCCAAGTTGAGCGTCGCCAACAACGTTGCGGCGCCCAGCCGGGCACTGGCTAAAGCCGCTTCACAGCCGGCATGGCCGGCACCGACGACGATAACATCATACGAACCTGCAATGAACATGCTTTATCCCCCTTATTTTCCCAAACAGAACCGACTGAAAATTTCCGCCGCAATATCATCGGCAACGGTATCCCCCGTAATCGACCCGAGCCGTTCCCAGGCTTCCCGAATGTCGACAATGGCGCAATCGACAGGCATGGATGAATCTATCGTCTGCCGCGCCCGCCGCAGCGCTTCTCTGCTCTGTCGAACCAGTTCAATGTGCCGCGTATTGGTCAGCAAGGCGCTGGTCCCTTCATGGAGCCCTTCTTCCCGGACAATACCGGTCAGATGCGCTGCCAACGCCTCCAATCCCGTACCGTCTTTAGCGGAAACGGCAATAACGGGATACGGAAATGCCGCAAGATCCGCCGCCGTTACCTGCGCTGCCAGATCCGCTTTATTCAAGGCGATCACTGCCCGCTTTTTGCCGGCGGCAATCAGAATCTCCCGATCCGCCGCCGATAAAGGTCGCGCACTGTCAATAACGACAAGGTTGATATCGGCTTTGTCCAGATACTGCCGCGCCCTGTCGATGCCGATCCGTTCAACCTTATCCTCCGTTTCATGTATGCCTGCCGTATCGACGAGGCGGAGCGGAATACCGTTCAAGGTCACCCATTCTTCCAAACTGTCCCGCGTCGTTCCCGGCACATCGGTGACAATCGCCCGTTCCTCGGCAAGAAGGCGATTGAGCAGACTCGACTTGCCCGCATTCGGCACGCCGGCAATGGCGACAGTAATACCGTCGCGAATCATACGTCCACTTTCCGACTTTTGCAACATGACCTCTATCTTTTCTTCCATTTCCCGCAAACCTGCTCCTATATCGGTTATGGCAACTTCTTCCAGATCTTCTTCAGGATAGTCGATCATGACCTCAATACGCGTCATAAAGTCGGCCAATTCTTTTCGCAATTCGCCGATTAAGCCGGAAAGGCGGCCTTCCAGCTGTGTCACGGCGCAATTCAAACCGGCAGCGCTCTTCGATTGAATGACGTCCATAACAGCTTCCGCCTGCGCCAAATCAATACGGCCGTTTATGAACGCGCGTTGTGTGAATTCACCTGGCGCCGCAAGCCGGACACCGCTGCGCAGCAAAAGCCCCATAATCGCCTGTAACGATTGCCCGCCGCCGTGGCATTGTATTTCAACGACATCTTCAGCCGTATATGAATGCGGCCCGTGCATCAATAACAATAACACTTCATCGATAATCGTCCCCGTTTCATCAACGATCGTGCCGTACTGAACGGAACGGTCACGCCTTTTTTCGAGCGGTATTGATGAAGCACTGTGAAACACGCCGTCAGTCAACGCAAACGAACGGCTGCCGCTGACGCGGATTACACCGATACCGCTTTGTCCCGGCGGCGTCGCAATGGCTGCAATCGTATCATCCGGATCATACATAAAGGGGGCCTCCTTTCTGCAAAAAACCCGGTGCTTTGCACCGGGTTTATCTGCTCACTCTTGATAGTAAATAACGACATGACGATACGGGTCCTGTCCTTCACTTTCAGTACGAATATGCGCTTTATCTTGAAGCGCGATATGGATAATCTTTCGTTCATATCCGTTCATCGGCTCCAATACGACTTTGTCGTTCTTCCGTCTTACCCGTCCTGAAAGGCGCAAAGCCAGCTGCTTCAACGTTTCTTCACGGCGACGGCGGTAATTCTCCACGTCGAGCATGACGAAATGGCGGCTGCCATGTCCCTGATTCGTTTTCAGATTCGTCAAATACTGCAGTGCATCCAGTGTCTGTCCATGTTTGCCGATAAGAACCCCCAGGTTTTCACCGTGCAGATGAAGGATAATTCGATCCTCTTTAACCATCTTTTCAATAATGACGGGAATCTTCATCTTATCCAGCACTTCCTGAAGAAAAGCTTTGGCTTCCAACGCCGCCTCTTCTGCAGGATAATCTTCCGTCGCCTCCACAGCTGTTTCCGCTGTATCTTCCGTTTCCTTTATTTCATTTTCTACCCTATCCGTATCCGCCGCTGTTTCCGGATTTACTGTCTCTTCCTTCACCGTCAGACGAACTTTTCCCGGCTTACTGCCGAAACCCAAAAAGCCGCTGCTCGGCGCCGTTATGATTTCGACATCGACTTCGTCTTCCGTCTTACCGAGCTGAAGCAATCCGGAGCGAATGGCAGCTTCAATCGTTTTTCCTGTAGCCTCAATCGTTTTCATGCTTTTGCTCCTTTATTTTTGCCGCGAAACATAATTACCTGCTGTACCCACTGGAACACGTTGGAAATGATCCAGTAAATAATCAGACCGCTGGGAAAACTCAAACTGATCCAGCCGATAAAGCACGGCATAGCAATCTGCATAATTTTCTGCTGTTTGGCCTGCGCTTCCGACATCGCCGCCTGGCCGCCGGTCATCTGTTTTTGAATGGCAAACGTGGAAAGGGCCGATACGATAGGCAGCACATAGGTCGGATCCGACTCGCCCAGACTCGGCAACCACAGGAAACTTTGATACATCGGATCGTAAGGATATTCGCGCAATGCGTAAAAAATAGCGATCAGAAACGGCATCTGAATCAATATCGGCAAACATCCGGACAAGGGATTGACACCCATCTGTCGGTAAAGCTTGCCCATTTCTTCCTGCAATTTCTTCTGATTTCCCTTATACTTCTGCTGCAATTCCTTAATTTTCGGTTGCAGCTGCTGCATACCTTCCATCGATTTGATTTGTTTCGCCGTCAACGGCGACAAAATCAATTTGATAATCAACGTCAGCATAATGATGGCAATACCGTAACTCGGATACCCCAGCGTATGCGTAAAGGCATAGCAATAATCGAGAAAGGTAGACATAATCCCGCTGAGCACGTCCATGATCCCGCTGAAAAAACCCAATACTCTCAACTCCTGTCCAATGAAGTAAAATTTTCGAAGTAAATCGACACAGCCTTTATTTCATCCGGCCGATTCTTGTATTGATTTCGTTACGGCACCGGATCGTAACCGCCCTTATGAAAAGGATGGCATTTCAGAATCCGTTTCACTGCTAAAAAACCGCCTTTCCATACGCCGTATTTCTGCAACGCTTCTACGGCGTAGGCGCTGCACGTCGGATAAAAACGACAGCAAGGCAGACCTAACGGGGAAATACAAAGTTGATAAAAGCGAATGAGAGCAATGCATAAGCGTTTCATTGTATCCGCTTCTTTCTCCAAACCTTGGCAAGACGCAATAAATGAAGTATATTTTTTTCCGCTTCGCCATACGATAAATGTTTTAACCTGCTGCGGCCAATCAATACCAGATCATATCCGTCGCCAATTTCAAACTGATGCAGGCGATAAACTTCTTTCATCAAACGCCGGCAGCGATTTCTTTCCACGGCACAGCCGATCTTTTTTCCCGTTACAAAACCGATGCGCGTTTTGTGCTTCGGCGAACGTGGCAGCACATAGAGAACGGCGTACCGGTTAACGACAGATTTTCCTCGCCTATATACGAGCTGATATTCTTTATTTTTACATATCTTTTTTTCTTTTTTCAACTCATACATAGACTTCTGATCCCGGCAAATAGTAGAAAAACAGAAAAATCCCTGGCGGAACTTTTCTGTTTATCGGCGAACAAAATTTACGCAGAAAGCTTCTTTCTGCCCTTCATGCGGCGTTTTTTCAAAACCATACGGCCACCTTTGGTCTTCATTCTTTCACGAAAACCGTGGGTTCTCTTTTTCCACAATGTATTCGGCTGATATGTCTGTTTCAAGTAAGACACCTCCTTCTGTCCGTAGTTATTACCATTACTTACACCATAACAGTGTAATTATACTCAATAGATAGGTTACTGTCAATTATTTCCCTTGCCGGTCCTTTACCGTCTTGCGCCATTGATTCATTAAAATTAAAAATTATGATAAAATATATTATTACTACTCATGTTCGTATACGGACTGCAAGTATTCTTCATTACAATCGTTTCCGGCCAATTCTATTCATTTATTGACAACTTTAGTGTAAAATGTGGATAGAACGAACCGGTTATCAACAACTTATCAACAAATTGTGGATAAGTTTCAACGGTCACATTGCGCATATTTCAGTAACAGCCAACGCTTCTTACCAAAATTTTCCACCTTATCCACAAACACGGATTACAACATATCCCCAAGAAAGGATGCTTCCATGGAAACGACAGATCTGATAGAAATTTGGGAAGGAATATTAAGAGAATTACAAAAAAAGGTAGACCCGAAAATATATACGACGTGGTTCGAAACCTCTATTATTCCTTATATGTATCAAAACGATACGCTTATCTTGGATACGACAAATAAATTTATCTGCCTGTACATAACCAGAAAATACGGACAGTTGCTGAAAGAAACGGCAACACTCGTTATCGGCAGCGAAACGAACGTAGAGTTGATCAACAGTGAAGACAAGACGATTATTCCCGAAGAACCGGTAGCCGAAACGATTCATCACGTTAAACCGCAACAACAGCAGCCTGCCGATACGGAACCGACAGTGCAGGAAGATCTGACACAGATCTCCTCCGTTCCGTCTGCAACAACGGAACAAAAAAATACGGACACCATCAAACCGACAGGCTATACCGAATTGAACGATATGTATACTTTCGACAACTTCATTGTGGGCAACAGTAATCGTATCGCCTATTCAGCGGCTTTATCCATTGCCGAAGCGCCGGCTAAAAAGTATAATCCATTCTTTATTTACGGCGGCAGCGGACTTGGAAAAACGCACTTAATGCAGGCCATCGGTCACAGTCTGTTGGAAAAATTTCCGACATTACGACTTCATTGCATTACTAGCGAAGATTTCACCAATGACATGATCCACTCGCTACGTGATAAAAATCCTGAAAGTTTTCGTCAAAAGTATCGGAATATCGACGTCCTTTTAGTCGATGATATTCAATTTCTCGAAGACAAGGAACGGACACAGGAAGAATTTTTTCATACATTCAACACGCTCTTCCGTGATCGTAAACAAATGGTTTTTACCAGCGACAGACCGCCGCAGGATATAAAAAAACTGGAAGACAGACTTCGTTCCCGTTTTCAAGGCGGTATGGTCGTCAATATCGATCCGCCAGACCTGGAAACGAGAATGGCCATTCTTTTGAGCCTGGCGCAAAAAGAACATATCGCCGTCGATAAAAAAGCTATTGACTATATTGCTTCATATATGAGTACTAACGTACGTGAACTGGAAGGAGCCTTTTTTAGAGCGCAAATGCAGGCGTCGGCGGAAAATTCACCGATTACCTTGGAAATTACACAAAAAGCGTTAAAAGAACTCGTTTCCGTCAATAATGACAAAAAATATATTACAATCGATGAAATTACTGCAACAGTCTGCCGTTTCTATAAAGTAAAATATGAAGACCTGATGAGTAAAAAAAAGACTAAAAACATTGCTTTGCCGCGACAGATCGCCATGTATCTATGCCGTGAACTGACGGAAAACACTTATCCTCATATCGGCACAGCCTTCAACGGCCGCGATCACACGACAGTCATGCACGCCTGCACTAAGATCATGAAAACGATGGAAACAGATGAACATTTCCGTGCCATGATTGAAGAACTGAAAAACAAGATAAAAAATGTGAATGCATAAGTGCATGCGTTGTCCATAGTTTGGGGACAAATAAAAAAAAGTTGAAATGTGGAAAAAAGATTTTCAGTTATCCACTATTTATACACACTTGTGCATAGCCTGATAAAAGGAATAAGCAACCTTTTTCACAAATCCACAGTTCCTATTACTATTACTACTATTTTTTAACTTTCATCATTCAACTATCCATAACCGAAAAAGGGGAATCAAGAACATGAAATTACTGGTTAAAAAAGATGACTTCAATAAAGGACTCCAATCTGTACAGAAAGTAGCGCAAAACAAAAGCAACAATCTCACCTCTGAAAACGGCCTTCTCATTAAAGCGTTGAACGGCGTTATTGAAATTCAAGCCAATGACTATGACATGAGCATTAAAACGATCATTCCCGGTATAATTGAAGAAAAAGGAGAAGCTTTTTTGGCAGATCCGCATATTTTGGAACTGACACGACGTATTAACAGCGAAGAAATTACCGTATCCAAACAAGACGCCGATACGCAAATGATGATTCAAGGCGGCAACCTAAAATATCAATACCTGACAATGGATCCTGACGATTTTAATGAGGTGGAAGTCGTTGAACAGGGTTATTCGCAATTTATGACAGACAGTATTACTTTAAAAGATCTGATCGAACATACCGCTTACGCTTGTGCAGCCGATTTGGCCAGGCCTATATTCACCGGCACTTTTCTGGATGTTGACGGCGCGACGATTTCCATGGTCGCCACCGATACGCATCGGTTGGCATTAAAAACGGCTGAACTTGACGCACCCGTCTCGGAAAGACTGCAGGCCGTGATTCCCAGCAGGCTTTTGAGCGAAATATCCCGACAGTTGCCGACCGATATGCCCGTACCCGTACAGATTACGGCAATCCGCAATTATCTGGCTGTCAAGTTCAGCAACGTATATATTAAGACGCGGTTGATTGAAGGCCAATTCCCCGATTACCAGCGCGTTATTCCGACTTCTTTTTCCTGCGCCGTAACCGTCAACAGAACCGAATTTACAGGCGCGGTGGAACGGGCCTCCATTGTCGCCAAAGACGCGCAGTACAATGTGATCAATTTCGTCATGGCCGACGATCAGATCAAATTGACCAGCCAGGATCCGGATCACGGGACAGTCGAAGATTTTGTTCCTTGCAAAATGGAAGGAGAAGAATTGAGTATTTCCTTCAACGGAAAATATATCCTTGATATTTTAAAACATTGCCACGGCGATGAAATTTCGCTGCAATGTAAAGAAAACAGCCCCCTTTTGGTCAAAGATCTGGAAGAAGATCGTTGTGTCTTCGTCGTAACGCCTATGCGTACACGTTGAATGAGGAGAAGAGAGCTATGAAACAACAGGAAATAATCAGCATCAAAACGGAAACGATTCAGTTGGATCAGTTATTAAAATTGGCGAATGTTGTCGTCAGTGGCGGGCAAGTTCGTTTTCTTCTGGAAGAGCAAGCCGTTTTTGTCAATGATGAGGTTTGCACGGCCAAACGAAAACAGCTGCGTCATGGTGATATCGTTACGGTTAAAGGTGCCGGCACATATAAAATAGTCGGAGTATAGATAATGATCATTACGTCTTTGCGCCTTCATCAATTTCGAAATTACAGGGACGCCTGTTTTTCCTTTCCGCAATCTGTCGTCGTGCTGCACGGTTCTAACGGACAAGGCAAAACAAATTTGCTGGAAGCGCTGTATATGGGCAGTATCGGCAAATCATACAGGAACGGCAGCGACAATGATTGTCTTCACTGGGAAGCCGGCGAAGGCAGCATTATCATCGGTTTTCAACGGGGCGGCGTCGAAGAAGAAGTGAAAATCGTTCTTTCCAGGGAGGATAAAAAAGCAATTTTCGTCAATGGGACCAACGTCAAACATCGGGAATTGATCGGTACTTTGCAGGCCGTCATTTTTTCTCCCGATGATTTGCAGTTGATTAAGGGAAGCCCTTCGTTACGGCGACGCTTTCTGGATATGGAAATATCTCAGGTCAGTCCGGCGTATTATAAAACGCTGCTGCAATATAATCGCTCTCTGGCACAGCGAAATTTTTTATTGAAACAGATGAAATATACCGACAGACGGTCATTGACGGAATGGGACCGGCAGATTGCCCGGTTTGCGGCGCAGATTACGGCAAAAAGGCTGGATTCTTTGCATAAGATTGCGTTTTTGTCCGGCGTTATTCACCGTCGACTGACCGGGAGCAGTGAAAATTTATCGCTTTCTTATATGCAGCCGTATGTTGAAGACGGCAGACGGCATGAAGGACAGAGAAGAGATGAAGAATGGTATTTTTCCCTGCTTCAACATAACCTGGATGCCGATATTCAGCGCATGTCGACATCTGTCGGCCCGCATCGTGACGACCTGGTGTTTGCTGTCGACGGCGCCGAATTGAAACGATACGGCTCGCAGGGACAGCAGCGTACGGCCGTCTTGGCGTTGAAAATGTCGGAATTGGAATATATCAAGTCGGAAAGCGGTGAATATCCTGTACTGTTATTGGATGATGTCATGAGCGAGCTTGATCAGAAGCGGCGGCAAGGATTGTTGGATTTTGTGCGCAGTCGGATACAGACGTTTATTACAACGACGGAGCCGGGAATGTTTCAAACCGTAAAGGATTGCCGTTTTATCGGTATCGAACGGGGAAAGGCGGTGCAGCGTGACTGAAAAAAAGAATGTCTTGAAACCGGCAGGCCTTTCGATTCCTGCCGTTTTGTCCGCTCACCATCTGTTGTTGCCGTATCGTTTACAGCAGGCAAAGGCGAACTGGGCTGAAATCATGGGAGAACCAATCGCCAAATATTCCTACATATGCGGTTTTCAGGATACGACGGTTACCGTTGCCGTTTTAAATTCCGTTTGGATGAATCAGCTTTTCATGTTCAAAGAGAGTATCCTTATCAAATTGAATGAGTTTATCGGTGAAGCGTATTTACAAGACGTCAGTTTCAGAAAAAGCGGCAAAAAGCCGAAAAAAATCGTTTATGAATGGAAAGACGGTGAAGCAGAAGCGTATATTCCGAAAGGAACGCTTAAAAATATCGCTTTAGATGCAACGCTGTTTGACAAGATCGAAAAAGAAACTGCCGTTGCGGAAAGAGGAATCAGAGATAAAATCATTCGATTGCGCTGTTTGCAGGAAAAGAGAAAAATTCTTTATGGCAATGCCGGCTTCAAAAAGTGCCGTTCATGTGGTCGCTGGATCGAAACCGGTGAGGAAAGATGTCGTTTTTGTAAAGCTGAAGAGAAGAGAAAGCAGCAAGTCGCCATACGGTCCCTGTTGGAAGATATGCCTTGGCTCAAATGGGACGATATAAAAAAAGGCGATTTTTTTTCCCCGTGCAAAGTATTTGAAGAAAACTATAATACCGTACGCCGGAATATGATTTATCAGTTGATCGATAAGGTGTATCATGGTTATGACAGAGAAGATGAAGATCTGGTTCTGGCCTTATTGATCACACAAAAAGAGCCGGCAGCGTTATCGGTATCGTTTATTCAAAATTTAGTTGCCAAATACAGGAGAAAAGAAGATGTATCTTCATATCGGCGGCAATCAAATGATTAGTGTCGTGTCTATTATTGCCTTATTCAAAAATCACCCGACGAAGTCCATTAAATCCAATCCGCTTTTGCAACATGCGAGGCCTTTCGTATTGGCAGGTAATTGCCGGCGCGAAGATGTTCGTTCCTATGTGCTTACGGAATATTGCCTTTACGGTTCGCCCATTTCTTTGGAAACCCTTGTCAAACGCTATTGTCATATATTTGAAAAGCATGTTGATGCTAATGGACGGAATTAGTCATGACCGCATAAATAGAGTATAATAATATAATTAAGGTAGAGGAGGAATCCATTCATGTCGGAAGACAAAAAAATAGATTACGGTGCAGAACAGATACAAGTGTTGGAAGGGTTGGAAGCCGTTCGCAAGCGACCCGGTATGTATATCGGCAGTACCAGCCTGCGCGGCCTTCATCATCTGGTTTATGAAGTTGTCGATAACAGTATTGATGAAGCGTTGGCAGGATACTGTACCCATATTGAAGTGGTTATTGAAGAGGATAACAGCATTACCGTCGTGGATAACGGCCGCGGCATACCGGTGGCCATGCATAAAGTCGGCAGACCTGCCGTTGAAGTCGTTTTGACGGTGCTCCATGCAGGCGGTAAGTTCGGCGGCGACGGGTATCCTATTTCAGGCGGCCTGCACGGCGTCGGTATTTCCGTTGTCAATGCGCTCAGCATCTGGACTAAAGTGGAAGTGAAGCGTGACGGCTATTTATGGCAAATATCTTTTGCCCGCGGCCTTACGGACAGTGAGCTGAAAGCGGTACGCCCTCTGGAGAAAGGGGAAGAAACGGGAACGCGTGTATCTTTTAAACCGGATCATGCCGTTTTCCCCGATATTGTCTACGATTTTGATACGCTGAAAATTCGTCTCCGCGAGTTGGCCTTTTTGAATAAAGGACTTCATATTACGCTTTCCGATAAACGCTCCGGCAAGACCGAAGTATATTGTTATGAAGGTGGTCTCGTTTCTTTCGTTCGTTTTCTAAATGAAAATAAAGAGGCCGTTAATCAGACGGTGGTCAGTCTGGAAGGAAATAAAAACGACGTTATTGTCGATTTGGCAATGCAATATAATGACGGTTACAGCGAAAATATATTGACCTTCGTCAATGATATTTTTACGGAAGAAGGCGGCACACATTTGAGCGGTTTCCGTTCCGGCTTAACGCGTACTGTCAACGATTACGGACGTTCTGCAGGCATTATTAAAGAAAATGAGGAAAATCTTTCCGGTGAAGACGTTCGGGAAGGGTTGACAGCTATTGTCAGCGTTAAAGTAAGGGAGCCCCAATTCGAAGGGCAGACGAAGACGAAACTCGGTAACAGCGAAGTTAAGGGAATCGTCGACACCGTTATTTCCGACGGATTGAAGGAATTTTTTGAAGAGCATCCGGGTGAAGCGAAAAACATTATTAACAAGACAATTTCTGCCGCCAGAGCCCGTCAGGCCGCTCGTCGCGCCAGGGAATTGACGCGCCGTAAAAATGCCTTGGAAATCAGCAGTCTTCCCGGAAAATTGGCCGATTGTTCCGAAAAAAATCCGGAACAGACGGAAATTTATCTCGTCGAAGGCGATTCTGCCGGCGGTTCTGCAAAACAGGGACGGGATCGGCGTTTTCAGGCTATTTTACCGCTTCGTGGTAAAATTATCAATGTCGAAAAAGCCCGTCTTGATAAAATTTTGGCCAATGAAGAAATCCGTTCCATGATTACGGCATTCGGCACCGGTATCGGGGAAGAATTCGATATAACGAAACGCCGTTATGATAAAATCATCATCATGACCGATGCAGACGTTGACGGCGCTCATATTCGCACGCTCCTTCTGACGTTTTTTTACCGCTTCATGAAACCGCTGATTACGGAAGGTCACGTATATATTGCACAGCCTCCGTTGTATCAGGTTCGTAAGGGCAAATCGTTCTGGTATCTTTATACGGATGAGGAACTGAAGGACAAATTACATGAAACTGGCAATGATAACGTAGTTGTACAGCGTTATAAAGGTCTCGGCGAAATGAACCCGGAACAGCTTTGGGAGACGACGATGGATCCGGCATATCGGACGATGCTCAAAGTGCACCTGGAAGACGCTATTGAAGCGGATCGTATTTTTTCCGTTTTAATGGGTGATAAAGTGGAGCCGCGTCGGCAGTTTATCCAGGAAAATGCAAAAAAAGTCCGCAATCTTGATTTATAGTATAAAGGAGACGCTGTATGCCGAATATATCTGAAAAAATAAGACTTTTTTCCCCTTCTGTCATTGCTCATATGTCTCATCTTTCGGAACAGTTTGACGCTGTTAATCTTTCCGAAGGATTTCCTGATTTTCCGCCGCCGCAGGCTATTACGGACAAACTGGCAATGATTGCCGCCGCAGGTCCGCACCAATACAGTCCGGACAGCGGCGCTGCCAATTTCCGGCAAGCGTTGGCTGCTTGTCGGAAGCAGTTTACGGGACAGGAATTTGACGCTGAAAAAGAGATCGTCGTTACCTGCGGCGGTACGGAAGCGATCATGACGGCAGTGATGACGGTAGCCGATAAGGGAGATAAGATCATTATCTTTTCCCCTTTTTACG
The DNA window shown above is from Megasphaera vaginalis (ex Bordigoni et al. 2020) and carries:
- the dnaA gene encoding chromosomal replication initiator protein DnaA, with amino-acid sequence METTDLIEIWEGILRELQKKVDPKIYTTWFETSIIPYMYQNDTLILDTTNKFICLYITRKYGQLLKETATLVIGSETNVELINSEDKTIIPEEPVAETIHHVKPQQQQPADTEPTVQEDLTQISSVPSATTEQKNTDTIKPTGYTELNDMYTFDNFIVGNSNRIAYSAALSIAEAPAKKYNPFFIYGGSGLGKTHLMQAIGHSLLEKFPTLRLHCITSEDFTNDMIHSLRDKNPESFRQKYRNIDVLLVDDIQFLEDKERTQEEFFHTFNTLFRDRKQMVFTSDRPPQDIKKLEDRLRSRFQGGMVVNIDPPDLETRMAILLSLAQKEHIAVDKKAIDYIASYMSTNVRELEGAFFRAQMQASAENSPITLEITQKALKELVSVNNDKKYITIDEITATVCRFYKVKYEDLMSKKKTKNIALPRQIAMYLCRELTENTYPHIGTAFNGRDHTTVMHACTKIMKTMETDEHFRAMIEELKNKIKNVNA
- the recF gene encoding DNA replication/repair protein RecF (All proteins in this family for which functions are known are DNA-binding proteins that assist the filamentation of RecA onto DNA for the initiation of recombination or recombinational repair.) translates to MIITSLRLHQFRNYRDACFSFPQSVVVLHGSNGQGKTNLLEALYMGSIGKSYRNGSDNDCLHWEAGEGSIIIGFQRGGVEEEVKIVLSREDKKAIFVNGTNVKHRELIGTLQAVIFSPDDLQLIKGSPSLRRRFLDMEISQVSPAYYKTLLQYNRSLAQRNFLLKQMKYTDRRSLTEWDRQIARFAAQITAKRLDSLHKIAFLSGVIHRRLTGSSENLSLSYMQPYVEDGRRHEGQRRDEEWYFSLLQHNLDADIQRMSTSVGPHRDDLVFAVDGAELKRYGSQGQQRTAVLALKMSELEYIKSESGEYPVLLLDDVMSELDQKRRQGLLDFVRSRIQTFITTTEPGMFQTVKDCRFIGIERGKAVQRD
- a CDS encoding DUF721 domain-containing protein, with the translated sequence MTEKKNVLKPAGLSIPAVLSAHHLLLPYRLQQAKANWAEIMGEPIAKYSYICGFQDTTVTVAVLNSVWMNQLFMFKESILIKLNEFIGEAYLQDVSFRKSGKKPKKIVYEWKDGEAEAYIPKGTLKNIALDATLFDKIEKETAVAERGIRDKIIRLRCLQEKRKILYGNAGFKKCRSCGRWIETGEERCRFCKAEEKRKQQVAIRSLLEDMPWLKWDDIKKGDFFSPCKVFEENYNTVRRNMIYQLIDKVYHGYDREDEDLVLALLITQKEPAALSVSFIQNLVAKYRRKEDVSSYRRQSND
- the dnaN gene encoding DNA polymerase III subunit beta, producing the protein MKLLVKKDDFNKGLQSVQKVAQNKSNNLTSENGLLIKALNGVIEIQANDYDMSIKTIIPGIIEEKGEAFLADPHILELTRRINSEEITVSKQDADTQMMIQGGNLKYQYLTMDPDDFNEVEVVEQGYSQFMTDSITLKDLIEHTAYACAADLARPIFTGTFLDVDGATISMVATDTHRLALKTAELDAPVSERLQAVIPSRLLSEISRQLPTDMPVPVQITAIRNYLAVKFSNVYIKTRLIEGQFPDYQRVIPTSFSCAVTVNRTEFTGAVERASIVAKDAQYNVINFVMADDQIKLTSQDPDHGTVEDFVPCKMEGEELSISFNGKYILDILKHCHGDEISLQCKENSPLLVKDLEEDRCVFVVTPMRTR
- a CDS encoding RNA-binding S4 domain-containing protein gives rise to the protein MKQQEIISIKTETIQLDQLLKLANVVVSGGQVRFLLEEQAVFVNDEVCTAKRKQLRHGDIVTVKGAGTYKIVGV